A genomic region of Leptolyngbya sp. NIES-2104 contains the following coding sequences:
- a CDS encoding glycosyltransferase family 4 protein: MRIAIATVQVPFIRGGAEILAEGLMQAIQAEGHSVELIAMPFRFAPVSEIQRSMKIWASENFESLNGYQCDRVICLKFPAFYLQHPNKVAWILHQHRSVYDLWDTEFTGDFSRSAEGKQLKQEITEQDTKSLSTFRGVYTIAKTVSRRLQKFNQIASTPLYHPPQFADQFYTKPAEPYIFFPSRLETLKRQDLLIQAMRFVRSPMVALIGGEGGQQPYLQNLIEEFGLQQKVRLMGRLTDAEKLSFYAHCTGVFFTPYNEDYGYVTLEAMLSRKPVITCTDSGEPVEFVVNGQTGWIVEPEPKAIAEKIDQLYEHSAIAKEMGVAGYDRYHALNISWSNVVQNLLS; encoded by the coding sequence ATGAGAATTGCGATCGCGACCGTTCAAGTGCCCTTTATTCGGGGTGGAGCAGAAATCTTAGCTGAAGGACTAATGCAGGCAATTCAGGCAGAAGGGCATTCTGTCGAGTTGATTGCGATGCCATTTCGATTTGCGCCTGTTTCCGAAATCCAGCGCAGCATGAAAATTTGGGCATCCGAGAATTTTGAAAGTCTGAACGGCTATCAGTGCGATCGAGTCATTTGTCTCAAATTTCCCGCCTTTTATTTGCAGCATCCAAATAAGGTCGCTTGGATTTTGCATCAACATCGATCCGTTTACGATCTATGGGATACAGAGTTTACAGGTGACTTTTCTCGAAGTGCAGAAGGAAAGCAACTCAAACAAGAAATTACCGAGCAAGATACGAAATCATTGAGTACTTTTCGGGGCGTTTATACGATCGCGAAAACCGTTTCAAGGCGCTTACAAAAATTCAATCAAATCGCTTCTACTCCGCTTTATCATCCACCCCAATTTGCAGATCAGTTTTATACAAAACCTGCGGAACCTTATATTTTCTTTCCAAGCCGATTAGAGACGCTGAAACGGCAAGATTTACTGATTCAAGCGATGCGATTTGTGCGATCGCCAATGGTTGCCTTAATCGGTGGAGAAGGCGGTCAGCAACCTTATCTTCAAAATTTGATCGAAGAGTTTGGACTTCAGCAGAAAGTTCGCTTGATGGGAAGGTTAACCGATGCTGAGAAGCTGAGTTTTTACGCGCACTGTACAGGTGTTTTCTTCACGCCATACAACGAAGATTACGGGTATGTCACGCTCGAAGCGATGCTCTCTCGAAAACCTGTAATTACTTGTACGGATTCTGGTGAGCCTGTTGAGTTTGTGGTGAACGGGCAGACGGGATGGATTGTAGAACCGGAACCCAAAGCGATCGCAGAAAAAATTGACCAGCTTTATGAACACTCTGCGATCGCGAAAGAAATGGGCGTTGCGGGATACGATCGCTACCATGCGCTCAATATCTCTTGGAGTAACGTTGTCCAAAATTTACTCAGTTAA
- a CDS encoding class I SAM-dependent methyltransferase — MKSLARRLLNLGLRHPKIRAYVKEVVRPEVIGQARSNWEVEHQAQLNQVRSNLETEHQAQLNPFSILDSPQFRFAPPGHFYSPLPDLDYIESNLLNDSGAIPSLGSSERKPLPDLELDLDRQFAFLMTLLKFYPDAAALFPESPPGQTRYWFNNLFYGYGDGIILFGMTRHFAPRRIIEVGSGFSSALLLDTVERFGDRATELTFIEPYPDRLQQLLRPQDTVTLIDKPVQSVPASFFEQLQANDILLIDSSHVTKTGSDVNYLVFEVLPRLQPGVVIHFHDIFSFEYPIEWLREGRAWNEAYLIRAFLQYNSAYEILLMSSYVSSRYDAEFARQYPLLTHIPGCALWLRKR, encoded by the coding sequence TTGAAAAGTCTTGCGCGTCGATTGTTGAACTTGGGATTACGTCATCCCAAGATTCGTGCTTATGTCAAGGAGGTCGTGCGTCCTGAAGTGATTGGTCAGGCACGATCGAACTGGGAAGTTGAACACCAAGCCCAGCTCAATCAAGTGCGATCGAACCTTGAAACTGAACACCAAGCCCAGCTCAACCCGTTTTCAATCCTGGATTCACCGCAATTTCGCTTTGCGCCACCTGGACATTTTTACTCTCCCCTGCCTGACCTTGATTACATCGAATCAAATCTCCTAAACGATTCCGGTGCGATTCCAAGTCTCGGTTCTAGTGAACGAAAGCCGCTACCCGATCTTGAGCTTGACCTCGATCGTCAATTTGCGTTTTTGATGACGCTGCTCAAGTTCTACCCGGATGCTGCTGCGCTGTTTCCTGAATCACCTCCAGGTCAAACTCGCTACTGGTTTAACAATTTGTTCTACGGGTATGGTGACGGTATTATTTTGTTTGGAATGACCCGCCACTTTGCACCTCGCCGCATCATCGAAGTTGGGTCAGGTTTTTCTTCAGCCTTATTGCTAGATACAGTCGAACGGTTTGGCGATCGTGCAACTGAGTTGACTTTTATTGAGCCTTATCCCGACCGATTGCAGCAACTTCTGCGTCCTCAAGATACCGTTACCCTGATCGATAAACCTGTTCAATCTGTTCCAGCGTCTTTTTTTGAGCAGCTTCAAGCGAATGATATTTTGCTGATTGATTCTTCTCATGTGACCAAGACCGGAAGCGATGTCAACTATCTTGTTTTTGAAGTATTACCGCGCTTGCAGCCTGGAGTCGTCATTCATTTTCACGATATTTTTTCGTTCGAGTATCCGATCGAGTGGCTGCGTGAAGGACGCGCTTGGAATGAGGCATATTTGATCAGAGCGTTTCTTCAGTACAATTCGGCGTATGAGATTCTGCTGATGAGTAGCTATGTTAGCAGTCGATATGATGCCGAATTTGCCCGGCAATACCCGCTATTGACTCACATTCCAGGCTGTGCGCTGTGGTTACGCAAACGCTAA
- a CDS encoding class I SAM-dependent methyltransferase, which translates to MISLKGLLNSIQSLRKQPEESPTPYIYRPHVPKVDFTAGVEHLKRSGRSVVDQAVGNTDPAVVETVIKLGEQVGIHFEELSIDIDHYKQYFDQAEYAKRYPEYYRGNQPEKTLEHYICYSLFGLGSDDVFVDLASEHSPVPEIFGRLSGAVSYSQDIMYPAGINGNQIGGDACSMPIPDGFATKAALTCSLEHFEQDADTRLFQELARVLKPGGMVCVVPFYVFDREAVQTDPTISVPAKVPFDPNATIYCASGWGNRHGRFYSPETFVQRIIRPVQDQFQFRFFYLSNASEIDPSIYARFAFTATRL; encoded by the coding sequence ATGATTTCCCTCAAAGGTTTGCTGAACTCGATTCAATCGTTGCGAAAACAGCCCGAAGAAAGCCCAACTCCCTATATTTATCGTCCTCACGTTCCGAAGGTTGACTTCACAGCAGGAGTCGAGCATCTCAAACGCAGTGGTCGATCGGTGGTGGATCAAGCAGTAGGAAACACTGATCCCGCTGTCGTTGAAACGGTGATCAAATTGGGTGAGCAAGTCGGCATTCACTTTGAAGAATTATCGATCGATATTGATCACTATAAGCAATATTTTGATCAGGCAGAATACGCTAAACGCTATCCAGAATACTATCGCGGCAATCAACCGGAAAAAACGTTAGAACACTACATTTGCTACTCGTTATTCGGTCTTGGTTCTGATGATGTTTTCGTTGATTTAGCCAGCGAACATTCTCCGGTGCCAGAAATTTTTGGGCGGTTATCTGGAGCCGTATCTTATAGTCAAGACATCATGTATCCAGCAGGGATCAATGGCAATCAGATCGGCGGAGATGCCTGCTCGATGCCTATTCCGGACGGGTTTGCGACAAAAGCGGCGTTGACTTGTTCTTTAGAACATTTTGAGCAAGATGCGGATACTCGGCTATTTCAAGAATTAGCAAGAGTGCTGAAACCGGGTGGAATGGTTTGTGTCGTGCCGTTCTATGTCTTCGATCGAGAAGCAGTACAAACTGATCCAACGATTAGCGTCCCTGCAAAAGTTCCGTTCGATCCGAATGCGACGATTTACTGTGCTTCAGGTTGGGGAAATCGTCACGGTCGATTCTACAGTCCTGAAACATTTGTTCAGCGAATCATTCGTCCTGTTCAAGATCAATTTCAATTTAGATTCTTTTATTTATCGAACGCGAGTGAAATTGATCCTTCGATTTATGCTCGATTTGCTTTCACGGCAACTCGCCTTTAA